From Heliomicrobium modesticaldum Ice1, a single genomic window includes:
- a CDS encoding NADH-quinone oxidoreductase subunit NuoF, giving the protein MPRAAADQPSIPHQILLCAGTGCTSSRSAELRRALHSELTRCGLDKEAHVVPTGCFGFCELGPVVVIHPERIFYCQVAPDDAKEIVERHIAKGEIIERLLYKHPPEGATRNSIDENEFFHPQHRVALRNCGVINPEDIDDYLASGGYGGLAKALTAMTPAQVVDEVTKSGLRGRGGAGFLTGRKWAFTAAAPDTPKYVVCNADEGDPGAFMDRSILEGDPHAVLEAMAIAGYAIGARQGYIYVRAEYPVAVHRLEVAIAQARQAGLLGEDILGTGFSFDIDLRLGAGAFVCGEETALLHSVSGKRGEPRARPPYPALSGLWGKPTLLNNVETYANIPQIIVNGAAWYAAMGTERSKGTKIFSLAGKINNTGLIEVPMGTTLRTIIYDIGGGIPGGKAFKAVQTGGPSGGCLPAEYLDTPIDYDSLIAVGSMMGSGGLIVMDESDCMVDIARFYLEFTQDESCGKCTPCRIGTRRLLEIITGITEGKGEPKDLERLEELGRDIREASLCGLGQTAPNLVLSTLRYFRHEYEAHINHKRCPAGVCAALRPKGKFRIDEEKCRRCGLCVRLCPVEAISGEVRKRPFVIDKNRCIACGACAQKCPAKCIAREEE; this is encoded by the coding sequence ATTCCTCGGGCTGCTGCGGATCAGCCATCCATACCTCATCAGATCCTCCTCTGCGCCGGCACCGGTTGCACCTCCTCGCGCAGCGCCGAACTCCGCCGGGCCCTACATAGCGAACTGACCCGCTGCGGCCTCGACAAGGAGGCGCACGTCGTCCCCACCGGCTGCTTCGGTTTTTGCGAACTCGGTCCCGTCGTCGTCATCCACCCGGAACGGATCTTTTACTGCCAGGTGGCTCCCGATGACGCCAAGGAGATCGTGGAACGCCACATCGCCAAAGGAGAGATCATCGAGCGCCTGCTCTACAAGCACCCGCCCGAAGGCGCGACCCGCAACAGCATCGACGAGAACGAGTTTTTCCATCCCCAGCACCGCGTCGCCCTGCGCAACTGCGGCGTCATCAACCCCGAAGACATCGATGACTACCTGGCCAGCGGCGGCTATGGCGGCCTGGCCAAGGCCTTGACGGCGATGACGCCGGCCCAGGTTGTCGACGAGGTGACGAAGTCCGGTCTGCGCGGCCGCGGCGGCGCCGGCTTTTTGACGGGCCGCAAGTGGGCTTTTACCGCCGCAGCGCCCGATACGCCCAAGTATGTCGTCTGCAACGCTGACGAAGGCGACCCCGGCGCCTTCATGGACCGCTCCATCTTAGAGGGCGACCCCCACGCTGTCCTGGAGGCGATGGCCATCGCCGGATACGCCATCGGTGCCCGCCAGGGTTATATCTACGTTCGCGCCGAGTACCCCGTCGCCGTCCACCGGCTGGAGGTAGCCATCGCACAGGCCCGCCAGGCAGGGCTGCTCGGCGAAGACATCCTGGGCACAGGATTTTCTTTTGACATCGACCTGCGCCTCGGCGCCGGCGCCTTCGTTTGCGGCGAGGAGACAGCCCTCTTGCACTCAGTCAGCGGCAAACGGGGCGAGCCGAGGGCCCGTCCGCCCTACCCGGCCTTGAGCGGCCTCTGGGGCAAACCGACGCTGCTCAACAATGTGGAGACCTATGCCAACATCCCCCAGATCATCGTCAACGGCGCTGCCTGGTATGCGGCCATGGGGACCGAACGGAGCAAGGGGACGAAGATCTTTTCCCTGGCCGGCAAGATCAACAACACGGGCCTCATCGAGGTGCCCATGGGCACGACGCTGCGGACGATCATCTACGACATCGGCGGCGGCATCCCCGGCGGCAAGGCCTTCAAGGCCGTCCAGACGGGCGGCCCCTCGGGCGGCTGCCTGCCGGCAGAGTACCTGGACACGCCCATCGACTATGACAGCCTGATCGCCGTCGGCTCCATGATGGGCTCCGGCGGCCTGATCGTCATGGATGAGTCGGACTGCATGGTCGACATCGCCCGCTTTTACCTCGAATTCACCCAAGACGAGTCCTGCGGCAAGTGCACCCCCTGCCGCATCGGCACACGCCGCCTCCTGGAGATCATCACCGGCATCACCGAGGGTAAAGGCGAGCCAAAAGACCTGGAGCGGCTCGAAGAGCTGGGCCGCGACATCCGCGAGGCCTCCCTCTGCGGCCTCGGTCAGACGGCGCCTAACCTCGTCCTCAGCACCCTGCGCTACTTCCGCCATGAGTACGAGGCCCACATCAATCATAAGCGCTGTCCCGCCGGCGTCTGCGCCGCCTTACGACCGAAGGGAAAATTCCGCATTGACGAAGAAAAATGCCGCCGCTGCGGCCTCTGCGTCCGCCTCTGCCCCGTCGAGGCGATCAGCGGCGAGGTCCGCAAGAGGCCCTTCGTCATCGACAAGAATCGCTGTATCGCCTGCGGCGCCTGCGCCCAGAAGTGCCCGGCCAAATGCATCGCGCGGGAGGAAGAATGA
- a CDS encoding potassium channel family protein: MRKGIGATVEKITSAPAWEYLMGFLALIASAALILQHSELGKDHAVALQWVDDTVLGIFTFDYFARFYLADNKWSFFKSNIIELIAIIPFSTFFQSLRLLRLVRLFVLFQYVARRFDRHRVENSVTYGLLIFIALVCSGAGGVLMFEKGHNPNIRDFGDALWWSLVTITTVGYGDISPVTVEGRMLAGLLMITGIGVIGTVTASLSALFIRRPKKREESFSDETIQLISDQLNQLETLDERDFENLQAMLHRAWRKKREEALGVHNDGKEAKAAALLNAPNAPMTQVTPCGGCLLPKEQVDFTEIQRNSG, encoded by the coding sequence ATGCGGAAGGGGATCGGGGCTACCGTAGAAAAAATCACAAGCGCGCCGGCCTGGGAGTACTTGATGGGATTTCTGGCCCTGATCGCGTCAGCCGCCCTCATTCTCCAGCACTCCGAATTGGGAAAGGACCACGCTGTGGCGCTGCAATGGGTGGATGACACCGTCCTTGGCATCTTCACCTTCGACTATTTCGCCCGCTTCTACTTAGCCGACAATAAGTGGTCTTTTTTCAAGTCAAATATCATCGAATTGATCGCCATAATCCCCTTTTCGACCTTTTTCCAGTCGCTGCGGCTCCTCCGCCTCGTCCGGCTCTTTGTGCTCTTTCAGTATGTGGCCCGCCGTTTTGACCGGCACCGGGTGGAGAACAGCGTCACCTACGGCCTGCTGATCTTCATCGCCCTCGTCTGCTCCGGCGCCGGCGGCGTGTTGATGTTTGAAAAGGGACATAACCCGAACATCCGCGACTTCGGCGACGCCCTCTGGTGGTCCCTCGTCACGATCACTACCGTCGGCTACGGCGACATCTCGCCGGTGACGGTGGAGGGGCGCATGCTGGCGGGTCTGCTGATGATCACAGGCATCGGCGTCATCGGCACCGTCACAGCGTCATTGTCGGCGCTGTTCATTCGGCGGCCGAAAAAACGGGAGGAATCCTTCAGCGACGAGACGATTCAATTGATCAGCGACCAGTTGAATCAGTTGGAAACGCTCGATGAGCGGGATTTTGAGAACCTGCAAGCGATGCTGCACCGGGCCTGGAGGAAAAAGCGGGAAGAGGCGCTGGGCGTTCATAATGATGGGAAAGAGGCCAAAGCCGCGGCCCTTTTGAATGCTCCGAACGCTCCGATGACTCAGGTTACTCCCTGCGGCGGTTGTCTTTTGCCGAAAGAGCAAGTCGATTTCACTGAAATACAGCGCAATTCAGGATAA
- a CDS encoding iron-containing alcohol dehydrogenase produces MFNKIVLGGQAIVTGRGSIGYMATLPAKKAFIVTGGRSMFANGIIPKIEAMLREKGCDTLVHGGIGANPDTAAVEAGVAQMRAFGPDLLVAVGGGSPLDAAKAMALFYEYPELDFANVLTRELPERRQKLTFVAAPSTSGTGSEVTKAAVITFREQNLKIGLKATAMIPDVAILDPDLTLTMPPNIVAETGMDALIHAVECYINRRMDAFMEPLARGAVEGIFANLPASYLDRSAESRENMHIYQCMAGLAFSHVGLGMAHGIAHAVGGQFGLGHGLINAIVLPQVLRFNRRDGEVNLRLKRLARSVGESDFVEAVERLKALLNIPASFREAGLAAQDFEAGFDELVDNAMKGSTRVNPVAVSKAEMALLLRTLYDGRA; encoded by the coding sequence ATGTTTAACAAGATCGTCCTCGGCGGTCAGGCGATCGTCACCGGCCGGGGTTCCATCGGGTATATGGCGACATTGCCGGCGAAGAAAGCCTTCATCGTCACCGGCGGCCGGTCCATGTTCGCTAACGGGATCATCCCAAAGATCGAAGCCATGCTCCGGGAAAAGGGTTGTGACACCCTCGTCCATGGCGGCATCGGCGCCAACCCCGATACGGCGGCGGTGGAGGCGGGAGTGGCGCAGATGCGCGCCTTCGGCCCCGACCTGCTCGTGGCGGTCGGCGGCGGCTCGCCTCTCGACGCGGCCAAGGCGATGGCCCTGTTCTACGAATACCCGGAACTCGACTTCGCCAACGTCCTGACCCGGGAATTGCCGGAGCGGCGGCAGAAGCTCACCTTTGTGGCCGCGCCGTCTACGTCAGGGACGGGCAGCGAGGTGACCAAGGCGGCTGTCATCACCTTCCGGGAACAGAACCTGAAGATCGGCCTCAAAGCGACAGCCATGATCCCCGATGTGGCCATTTTGGATCCCGACCTGACCTTGACCATGCCGCCGAACATCGTCGCCGAGACGGGCATGGACGCCCTGATCCATGCCGTCGAGTGCTACATCAATCGGCGCATGGACGCCTTCATGGAGCCCCTGGCCCGCGGCGCCGTCGAAGGGATCTTTGCCAACCTGCCCGCTTCCTACCTGGATCGTTCAGCGGAAAGCCGTGAAAACATGCATATCTACCAGTGCATGGCGGGTCTGGCCTTCAGCCATGTGGGGCTCGGCATGGCCCACGGCATCGCCCATGCCGTGGGCGGGCAGTTTGGCCTCGGCCACGGGTTGATCAACGCCATTGTACTTCCTCAAGTACTCCGCTTCAACCGCCGCGACGGTGAGGTGAATCTGCGGCTTAAGCGGCTGGCCCGCAGCGTCGGCGAGTCCGATTTTGTCGAAGCCGTAGAGCGGCTGAAGGCGCTGCTCAACATTCCCGCTTCTTTCCGGGAAGCGGGGCTGGCGGCGCAGGATTTTGAGGCTGGCTTTGACGAACTTGTTGACAATGCGATGAAGGGCTCGACACGGGTCAACCCTGTGGCGGTGAGCAAAGCTGAAATGGCGCTATTGCTGCGTACACTCTATGACGGCAGGGCATAA
- a CDS encoding FAD-dependent thymidylate synthase — MIIANFEATGLDRIVKWTERNQIKAIDALALKQVLNTLNISFTLEGIDRVQSTLICELKDSYVQQSQRYVTMDAGAYRLPHLEGEDRQKTEEIIGKAFQLYTKMSQLKDLNAKGRPRVENYLYGIPIEDARYILPLATQTNVSVAMSGDKLVDLFRLLNDKKYGAIFAEIRRELSALLPEALTVLLPAEYDSDAQREAIRDFHREELAKIDAENNLVLLSCFADLDMKVGFGALTSTSQKTPSQEMARFGTEAATKARAVTQRVLGYGHESIAEQARTTFGMMCSLVTYHQQLRHRLSQNYREDLAELIRDTDRPVKVPDSIRQSPFYAEFMELVEECKGWRRVIAQKYGFEKAFSLLLNCDQIKLIIATNARIDIGMLADRTCMNAQWEIRELAFKKLQLLRSLSPVLYEKALPSCVLGKCREGKLSCGRQAEVKARYLSVDR; from the coding sequence ATGATCATTGCGAATTTTGAAGCCACCGGGTTGGACCGGATAGTCAAATGGACGGAGCGAAACCAAATCAAAGCCATCGACGCGTTGGCATTGAAACAGGTTTTGAACACGCTCAACATCTCCTTCACCCTGGAGGGGATCGACCGGGTGCAGAGCACCTTGATCTGCGAACTGAAAGACTCCTATGTGCAACAAAGCCAGCGCTATGTCACTATGGATGCCGGCGCTTACCGCCTCCCCCACCTGGAGGGGGAAGACCGGCAAAAGACAGAGGAGATCATCGGCAAGGCCTTTCAGTTATATACGAAGATGTCCCAACTCAAGGACCTGAACGCCAAGGGCAGGCCGAGAGTGGAGAACTACCTCTACGGCATACCGATCGAAGACGCCCGCTACATCCTGCCGCTGGCCACGCAAACCAACGTCAGTGTGGCCATGTCAGGAGATAAGCTGGTCGACCTCTTTCGCTTGCTCAACGATAAAAAGTACGGCGCCATTTTTGCTGAGATCCGCAGGGAACTGTCGGCCCTCTTGCCGGAAGCGCTGACTGTGTTGCTGCCTGCGGAGTATGACAGTGACGCCCAGCGAGAGGCGATTCGGGACTTTCACCGGGAAGAACTCGCCAAGATCGATGCAGAAAACAACCTCGTCTTGCTGAGCTGCTTTGCTGACCTGGACATGAAGGTCGGCTTCGGCGCCTTGACGAGCACCTCCCAAAAGACGCCCTCCCAGGAGATGGCGCGCTTCGGAACCGAGGCGGCGACGAAGGCCCGCGCTGTGACGCAGCGCGTCCTGGGATACGGTCACGAGAGCATCGCCGAACAGGCCAGGACCACCTTTGGCATGATGTGCAGCCTCGTCACCTATCATCAACAACTGCGGCACCGGCTCAGTCAGAATTATCGGGAGGATCTGGCAGAGTTGATCCGAGACACCGACAGGCCTGTCAAAGTGCCCGACAGCATCCGGCAGTCGCCTTTTTACGCGGAGTTTATGGAACTTGTCGAGGAATGCAAAGGTTGGCGCCGGGTGATCGCCCAAAAATACGGTTTCGAGAAGGCCTTTTCGTTGCTCCTCAACTGCGATCAGATCAAGTTGATCATCGCCACGAACGCCAGAATCGACATCGGGATGTTGGCCGATCGCACATGCATGAACGCCCAGTGGGAGATCCGGGAACTGGCGTTCAAAAAGCTGCAGCTGTTGCGCTCCCTGTCCCCTGTGCTCTACGAAAAGGCGCTGCCATCCTGCGTGCTCGGCAAGTGCCGGGAGGGGAAGCTGAGTTGTGGGCGGCAAGCGGAAGTGAAGGCGCGGTATCTATCGGTCGACAGATAG
- a CDS encoding peptide-methionine (R)-S-oxide reductase, with protein sequence MSPLTRLSFPTKNCLLDKFDFGCGWPSFTHPLHEENIDKKDDTITRSRQESCGQGSQEMKTGFGL encoded by the coding sequence ATGTCACCTTTGACCCGGCTGTCTTTCCCTACGAAAAACTGTCTATTAGACAAGTTCGATTTCGGCTGCGGCTGGCCCAGTTTCACCCATCCGCTCCATGAAGAGAACATCGATAAGAAAGACGACACCATAACGAGATCCCGGCAGGAGAGCTGTGGTCAAGGCAGTCAAGAGATGAAAACGGGGTTTGGTTTGTGA
- a CDS encoding glutamine--tRNA ligase/YqeY domain fusion protein, with product MDNKSLPPNFIRNIILEDIESGRVKEVVTRFPPEPNGYLHIGHAKSICLNFELADEFKGRTHLRFDDTNPLKEDTRYVESIKEDVRWLGFEWDKLFFASDYFDEMYNRAVILIKKGKAYVDDLSAEEIRQTRGTLTEPGKESPYRNRSVEENLDLFERMRKGEFKDGEKVLRAKIDMASPNINMRDPVLYRIAHASHHNTGDKWCIYPMYDFAHPLEDALEGVTHSICTLEFEDHRPLYDWVIEECEMECRPRQYEFARLNLTNTVMSKRWLKKLVDEAIVDGWDDPRMPTISGLRRRGYTPEAIRAFAREIGVAKANSTVDLKMLEHFIREDLKLKAPRTMAVLRPLKVVITNYPEGQREMLEAENNAENPEMGHRLIPFSREIYIEQDDFMENPPSKYFRLFPGNEVRLKHAYFIKCHDVIKDAEGRIVELHCTYDPATKSGSGFEGRKVKGTIHWVEATQALPAEFRLFEPLILDDTTGEDKPFLERINPNSLQVLQGYVEPNMAEARGQDKFQFFRHGYFNVDPKQTTGDKKVFNHIVSLKSSFQLPK from the coding sequence GTGGATAACAAGTCACTCCCGCCGAATTTTATCAGAAACATCATCCTTGAGGATATAGAATCAGGCCGGGTCAAGGAGGTCGTCACCCGCTTTCCGCCTGAACCGAACGGCTACCTGCACATCGGACACGCCAAATCGATCTGCCTGAACTTTGAACTGGCCGACGAATTCAAGGGCCGCACCCACCTGCGCTTTGATGACACAAACCCGCTGAAGGAAGATACGAGGTATGTCGAGTCGATCAAAGAAGACGTGCGCTGGCTCGGCTTTGAGTGGGATAAGCTCTTTTTCGCCTCCGATTATTTTGACGAGATGTATAACCGGGCCGTCATCTTGATCAAAAAGGGCAAGGCCTATGTGGACGACCTCTCGGCCGAGGAGATCCGCCAGACCCGTGGCACCCTGACTGAGCCGGGCAAAGAGAGCCCCTACCGCAACAGGAGCGTCGAGGAGAACCTAGACCTTTTTGAACGGATGCGCAAGGGCGAGTTCAAGGACGGTGAGAAGGTGTTGCGGGCCAAGATCGACATGGCCTCGCCCAACATCAACATGCGCGACCCCGTCCTCTACCGCATCGCCCATGCCAGCCACCACAACACGGGCGACAAGTGGTGCATCTACCCCATGTATGACTTCGCCCATCCCCTCGAAGACGCCCTCGAGGGCGTCACCCACTCCATCTGTACCCTCGAGTTTGAAGATCACCGCCCTCTCTACGATTGGGTCATCGAGGAGTGCGAGATGGAATGCCGCCCCCGCCAGTATGAGTTCGCCCGTTTGAACCTGACGAACACGGTCATGAGCAAGCGCTGGCTGAAAAAACTCGTCGACGAGGCCATCGTCGACGGCTGGGACGACCCTCGCATGCCCACCATCTCGGGCCTGCGCCGGCGCGGCTACACGCCCGAGGCGATCCGCGCTTTTGCCCGCGAGATCGGCGTGGCCAAGGCCAACAGCACCGTCGATTTGAAGATGCTGGAGCACTTCATCCGTGAGGACCTGAAGTTGAAGGCGCCCCGGACGATGGCTGTGCTGCGTCCCTTGAAGGTGGTCATCACCAATTACCCCGAGGGCCAGAGGGAGATGCTGGAAGCGGAAAACAACGCCGAAAACCCGGAGATGGGCCATCGCCTGATCCCCTTCTCCCGGGAGATCTACATCGAGCAGGACGATTTCATGGAGAACCCGCCGAGCAAGTACTTCCGCCTCTTTCCCGGCAACGAGGTGCGGCTGAAACATGCCTACTTCATCAAGTGCCACGATGTGATCAAAGACGCCGAGGGCAGGATCGTGGAACTGCATTGCACCTACGACCCGGCCACGAAGAGCGGCTCCGGCTTCGAGGGCCGCAAGGTAAAAGGGACGATTCACTGGGTCGAGGCCACCCAGGCGTTGCCGGCTGAATTCCGCCTCTTCGAGCCCCTGATCCTAGATGATACGACCGGGGAAGACAAGCCTTTCCTGGAGCGGATCAATCCCAACTCTCTGCAGGTTTTGCAAGGCTACGTGGAGCCCAACATGGCCGAGGCCAGAGGGCAGGACAAGTTCCAGTTCTTCCGCCACGGCTACTTCAACGTCGATCCGAAGCAGACGACGGGCGACAAAAAAGTCTTCAACCACATCGTCTCGCTGAAGAGTTCCTTCCAGCTTCCGAAGTAG
- the pdxK gene encoding pyridoxine/pyridoxal/pyridoxamine kinase yields MTIPKALTIAGSDSSGGAGIQADLKTFQELGVYGMTAITTIVSMDPKDWSHKVFPIAIETLEAQLDTILSIGVEAMKTGMLGTSEIVEVAARTIDRHNLKNVVVDPVMVCKGTDEVMQPDNLVSLRDVLVPRATVVTPNLFEAAQLSGHGPIKTLDDMKEAAEAIHKLGVAYVLIKGGGKLASERAIDLLYDGNTFEILESERFNTTYTHGAGCTYSAAIAAGLAKGESVRDAIGTAKKFITEAIRLGFPLNSYVGPTHHGAYRRSGCCC; encoded by the coding sequence ATGACGATTCCCAAGGCGTTAACCATCGCCGGTTCCGACAGCAGCGGTGGCGCCGGCATCCAGGCCGATCTGAAGACTTTTCAAGAACTGGGCGTCTACGGCATGACGGCCATCACCACCATCGTCTCCATGGACCCGAAAGACTGGTCCCATAAGGTCTTCCCCATCGCCATCGAAACTTTGGAAGCCCAGTTGGACACGATCCTCTCCATCGGCGTCGAGGCCATGAAGACGGGGATGCTCGGCACATCTGAGATCGTCGAAGTGGCCGCCCGCACCATCGACCGCCACAACCTGAAAAACGTCGTCGTCGACCCGGTCATGGTCTGCAAAGGCACCGACGAGGTCATGCAACCGGACAACCTGGTCAGCTTGCGCGACGTCCTCGTCCCCCGAGCCACCGTCGTCACACCGAACCTCTTCGAGGCGGCCCAGTTGAGCGGCCATGGGCCGATCAAAACACTCGACGATATGAAGGAAGCCGCAGAAGCCATCCACAAGCTCGGCGTCGCCTATGTCCTGATCAAGGGCGGCGGCAAGCTGGCCAGCGAAAGGGCCATCGACCTGCTCTATGATGGCAACACTTTTGAGATCCTCGAGTCGGAGCGGTTTAACACCACCTACACCCATGGCGCCGGCTGCACCTACTCGGCGGCCATCGCCGCCGGCCTGGCCAAAGGCGAGTCCGTCCGCGACGCCATCGGAACGGCGAAGAAATTTATCACCGAGGCGATCCGTCTTGGCTTCCCCCTCAACAGCTACGTCGGTCCGACCCACCATGGCGCTTATCGGCGAAGCGGTTGCTGCTGCTAA
- a CDS encoding H-type small acid-soluble spore protein, with the protein MQPKRAEEILNSPSTIEVLYQHSPVWIEKIDLQNGIAQVKLLGPGNQIDVPIADLQERQ; encoded by the coding sequence ATGCAACCGAAACGAGCCGAAGAGATACTCAACTCGCCGTCGACGATCGAGGTGCTCTATCAGCACAGTCCCGTCTGGATTGAGAAAATCGATCTGCAGAACGGGATCGCCCAGGTGAAGCTGCTGGGGCCGGGAAATCAGATCGACGTACCGATCGCCGATTTGCAGGAGCGCCAGTAA
- a CDS encoding DMT family transporter — MFRVNLWANLAMLVTVLFWGISFISIKIAVTEVPPVTLALLRFVIASAILWGALRLSEPGAKLEKADRLRMLLAGALGVTFYFYFENSGVKLTTAANASLITSIVPVLSIMLDIVIYKTRVSVIQWMAIAASLVGTYLSVTANGQMDLSSDTFVGNLLVLGAMLCWAGYTLMSKSLARYSGLALTTYQTLLGTLLLVPLSLLEREQWEFFSLTAFYHTLFLALCCSALCYFLYMYALQRLDVTITTLYLNVVPVVGVLCGYLLLDERVLPVQIAGGAMVILSIFLVNWEKGRSQTESAVAEVQHGLGEQQKA, encoded by the coding sequence ATGTTCCGGGTCAATCTCTGGGCCAACCTGGCCATGCTCGTCACCGTGCTCTTCTGGGGGATCTCTTTTATCAGCATCAAGATCGCCGTCACCGAGGTGCCGCCGGTGACGCTGGCGCTGCTCCGTTTTGTCATCGCCTCGGCGATCCTCTGGGGGGCGCTGCGGCTCAGCGAGCCGGGCGCAAAACTGGAGAAAGCCGACCGCCTGCGGATGCTGCTGGCCGGCGCGCTCGGCGTCACCTTCTACTTTTATTTTGAGAACAGCGGCGTCAAGTTGACGACGGCCGCCAACGCGTCGCTGATCACGTCGATCGTGCCGGTTCTCTCGATTATGCTCGATATTGTCATCTATAAGACGAGGGTGTCCGTCATCCAGTGGATGGCTATTGCCGCCTCTCTGGTCGGCACGTATCTCTCAGTTACCGCCAACGGCCAGATGGACCTGTCCTCCGATACCTTTGTGGGAAACCTGCTCGTCCTGGGGGCGATGCTGTGCTGGGCCGGCTACACCCTCATGAGCAAGTCTCTCGCCCGTTATTCCGGTCTCGCCCTCACCACCTACCAGACCTTGCTGGGAACGCTGCTTCTGGTGCCGCTCTCCCTTCTGGAGCGGGAGCAGTGGGAGTTCTTTTCCCTGACCGCCTTTTACCATACCCTCTTTCTCGCCCTCTGCTGCTCGGCCCTTTGTTATTTCCTGTATATGTACGCCCTGCAACGGCTCGATGTGACGATCACCACGCTTTACCTGAACGTGGTGCCGGTCGTGGGTGTCCTATGCGGCTATCTGCTCCTGGATGAGCGCGTCCTTCCTGTCCAGATCGCCGGCGGTGCCATGGTGATTTTATCGATCTTTTTGGTGAACTGGGAAAAAGGGCGCAGCCAAACAGAATCAGCAGTGGCAGAGGTTCAACATGGGTTGGGAGAACAACAAAAAGCGTGA